The DNA window AACTCGTCCATGAGCAGGTTGACGGCGGTCTGCCGGTCCTGCCGCGCCTCTGCGCTGTCACCGGGCCGCACGTCGGGCGTCACGGCCCGTGAGGCTCTGTCGATCGGGGTGGGAACTGAGATGGCTGACACGGCATACTCCCGGCCTCGCGCTGCGGAGGCTGGCTGTTCAACCCGTCCTGTGGTGTGCGTGCCCGGTCGACCTGCCGGTCATCCCCGGCGAACGGGTGATGAGCCCGACGGGCCGTGAACTGATCGGGGCGGCCCCGCCGGCTCGGGGGGTGGGCCGGCGGGGCCTTCGGCTCGACCTCCCGGGGGGTGGGAGGGAGCCGCGTGCTCCCACTGCCCACCGATGGGAGGGGCTCAAACACCGGGTTCGATGATCAGGACTCCCGCCGCCGGGTGATGGCCCCGGATCGCTGCCGGTCCCGGAGTTCGCCGGCCACCGTGCGTGGCCGTAGCACCGGGCTCGGCCCGGACGCACCGTCGCGGAGCCCGGAGATCAGTTCGCGCAGGATCTGGTCGGCGTCCCTGGTCGGCGCCCAGTCGAGTTCCTGTGCCGCACGGCTGGTGTCGAGCAGCGGCGCGCCGTAGGCGAGATCGAGCCACCCCGGCTCGACGCGCTGCAGGCGCAGCCGGTAGCTGACGTCGACCAGGGCGCGCAGCGCGGGCAGCGGCACCGGGATGCGCGCGGCATGCAATGCCGAGGCCAGCAGTTCGTCCGTCAGCGGTGTCGGTGCGGCCAGGTTGAAGGCCCCACCAGCGCCCCGGAGCACCACCTGCGACACGGCCGCGGCCACATCCCGCGCATACACCACCGGCACCTGCAGCCCAGGGGCCAGCGGCAGGACGAACAGCAGGTCCAGTGCCCAGCGCGGAAACCAGGCCGGTGCGCCGTACCGGAGCAGGGCGGAGGCGGCCGACCGCTGCATCACCAGCCCCGGACGGATCCGGGTCAGCAACGGCCCGTCGCCGCGGCCGTCATGCTCGTCCATCAACTCCTCGGCGGCCACCTTGTGCCGGCTGTACTCGGAACTCGGAACGCCGGTGGTCGGCCAGTTCTCGTCCACCGCGGCGCCGGGGACCGACGGCGGCGCGTAGGCGCCGACCGAGGAGAACTGCACCACGTGCCCCACGCCGGCACGCTGCGCCGCCGCCAGTACGGTGCGCAGCGATCCCACGCCCACATCCGCCAGCCGCTTCTCGTCGCTCATCGGCTGGAAGCCCCACACCAGGTTGACGATCGCCGACACACCCTGCAGCCGAGCTGTCAGTTCGTCGACGGCGCCGGTGGCGGTCAGATCGAGCGGAACCCAGTCCGCGGAGTCGAACGGCGGTACCCGGTCGGGCAGCCGGCGGGCGACCGCGGTCACCCTGATGTCGGGGTGCCGGGCAAGGTCCGCCAGGACCGCCGAGCCGATGTTGCCGGACGCACCGGTCACGAGAACTCGCACCCACCACCACTACCCATCCGGGCGTGATCGACGCGCCGCGTAAGGAACCTCCCGCTCCGGGCTCAGTCCCCCGTCGGTGGCCACGGGAAGAACAACGAGACCCGGCGCTGGTAGTCGCGGTAGCCGGGCCGGCTCTGCATCCGGCGTTCCGTGCGCTTCGCGCCGGTGGCGTACACCAGCAGGTAGCTCATCAGCGCCGGGGCCGGGATCGTCCAGGTCGCCGGGGCCGACGCCGCGGCGGCCACGAAAGCGCCGTCCCACACCAGCGAGTCGCCGAAGTAGTTGGGATGCCGCGACCATCCCCACAGCCCGGTGTCGAGCACGTCCGGCTTGTCGTCGTCGTCACGTTGCTGGAATCGGTCCTTCTGCTGATCTGCCAGCGCCTCGATGATGGCGCCGCCGGCCATCACCGCGATCCCCACCGGGAACAGCCACCGACGCGCCGACCTGGGCAGCCCGCACGCGGCCGCGACCTGCACCGGAGCCGACACCAACAGCTGGGACAACCCCTGCGTCACGAACACCTTGCCGACCACACCGGCGGTCGAGGCGCCCTCCAGGAACTCCGTGTAGCGCGGGTCCTCCTCGTCGTGCCGGCCCAACCGGCTCAGCATCTGCCGTTCCAGCCGTACCGACCAGGCCGTGACCGCCGCGGCCAGCGACCAGCGGCGCAGCCGGTTCCCGCTGCCCAGCGCCGCGCTGGTGATCGCGATGGCCGCCAGCCCGGGACCCCAGACTCCGTCGGCGTAGTCCCGACGATCCTTCTTCAGCGCGATGACGGCCGTGGCCGACTGCAGCACCGTGGTCACCGCGGCGCTCGCCACGGCCACCCGCCGCAGATTCTTCAGATCAACACCCATTGCCCTGTCTTCCTTGTCGTGCCCGGCCGCACTGTCGCGCGGGACCGTCCGTTCACTGCCACGGGGGTGTCTCGTCCATCTTCTTGTAGTACCGGGCCAGGTGACGGCGCAGCTTCGGCAGGTCGGCGTCCGGGACGTCGACGCCGCCGCGAGCGCCGTCGACGATGCCGGCGGCGGCGATGACCGCCCGGGGCACGACGGTCAGCTCGCCGTCGATGACGTCGGCGATCGGCAACTTGTGGGCGGTGAAGTTGTCCTTCTCGTTGGCGTCGTACCAGAGGTGCGCCTGCCGGTAACGGGCGTTCGGCCCGTCCTCCGCCCCGGCCCACGTGCGGACCCTCTTCTCCGCAGCAGCACTGTTCCACCGGCGGGACCGGTCGGCGAGGGGCAGGTCACGAAAAGTGCTGACCGTCATCGGGTGTGCCTCCTGGTGTTGTTCCCACGGCGCCGGCCGGCGTCGTCTGCTGTGCGGGTCCGGCCGGCCGGCCCCCGGACTCCTCGAGCACCCTGCGGACCTCAATAGCCAACTGGCGCTGCTCGTCCGGCCGGACGACCAGTACCGGCACCCCACCGCGGCTGATGACGTGGTCCTCGTCCTGGGAGGTGTCGAGGCCCCCGTGCACGCTCAAGACGGGCAGGCCGGCCGCCACCAGCTCGCGGACCTCGGGTTGGTCGGCCCCGATCTCGCCGCTGAACACGACCGCGTCCAGCCGGTCGAGAGATGCGGCGGCAGCTGCGATCTCCTGACGCACCCGGAGTCCGAACACCTCGAGTGCCAGGCTCGCGGGCCGGTGGCCCGCACCGGCGGCCCGCACGAGCTCACGGGTGTCCCCCGACAGCCCGTCGGACAGACCCAACAGGCCCGACCGGTGCTCCAGCGCGTCGGAGACCTCGTCCGCGGACATGCCCTTCTCCTTCTGCAGCCAC is part of the Nakamurella alba genome and encodes:
- a CDS encoding NAD-dependent epimerase/dehydratase family protein, whose translation is MTGASGNIGSAVLADLARHPDIRVTAVARRLPDRVPPFDSADWVPLDLTATGAVDELTARLQGVSAIVNLVWGFQPMSDEKRLADVGVGSLRTVLAAAQRAGVGHVVQFSSVGAYAPPSVPGAAVDENWPTTGVPSSEYSRHKVAAEELMDEHDGRGDGPLLTRIRPGLVMQRSAASALLRYGAPAWFPRWALDLLFVLPLAPGLQVPVVYARDVAAAVSQVVLRGAGGAFNLAAPTPLTDELLASALHAARIPVPLPALRALVDVSYRLRLQRVEPGWLDLAYGAPLLDTSRAAQELDWAPTRDADQILRELISGLRDGASGPSPVLRPRTVAGELRDRQRSGAITRRRES
- a CDS encoding DUF1295 domain-containing protein, coding for MGVDLKNLRRVAVASAAVTTVLQSATAVIALKKDRRDYADGVWGPGLAAIAITSAALGSGNRLRRWSLAAAVTAWSVRLERQMLSRLGRHDEEDPRYTEFLEGASTAGVVGKVFVTQGLSQLLVSAPVQVAAACGLPRSARRWLFPVGIAVMAGGAIIEALADQQKDRFQQRDDDDKPDVLDTGLWGWSRHPNYFGDSLVWDGAFVAAAASAPATWTIPAPALMSYLLVYATGAKRTERRMQSRPGYRDYQRRVSLFFPWPPTGD